The Chionomys nivalis chromosome 4, mChiNiv1.1, whole genome shotgun sequence genome contains the following window.
TTTGTAGACATGTACATGTAATTCATAGCTCTTTTTATTAGCAGGTTGTAATTGTGGGGTTAGAGGAGTTATCTGTAGATTCTATGGTTGTAAAATATTTACTTCTGATCAGTGCTATAGCAGCTATTTTTGTCATTGCCTTGACAAAATACAGGGTAATAACAAGTTAAAAGAAAGGTAGGGTTTTATGGCCCACAGACCAAGATAAAGAgaatcatgatggggaaatcaaGGTGGCAGATACGATAGCCAGCCGGTCATATTGTCCACAGTCAGTAAAGAGATAGGAttgtctttgttttgctttttttatccTTCCCATTTAGATCAGAAAGTAAGTTCATGAAATACTTCAACCTAGATCTATGGTGTATCTTTCCACCTCTAATCCATCTATTTAGAAACTAATGGACAACATGACTAGTAGATTGTCTCCTTAGTGATTACCAACCCACTCAAACTGATATTATAAACCCTCATGAATGGACAGTTTTACTCACATGAAAAAGTCTGCTCATAGTGAGACTCCTCTGTTTTTTATGCTGTCTGTGCTTTTTATGTTGATATACAGAAGTCATCACAACATGTGGGGTTATAAAATTTTGGCAGCATATTTTCTTAcaaacaatttaattttaaatctttacaCTGGGTATTATACCCACTTTGAAAAGTATACAGTGTCTGTTAGATCCAGTGTAATTTTCTTACATGTCTGCATTCAGTTTTCCCAGCTGAAGAAATTGCCCAACCTTCGTGACACATGGTCTTGGAAACGTCTTCAAATATTTCTTAACCCTTCATCTAAGATCTTGTTTCTGGGCTATCTGTGTTATACCATTTCTCTGATTACCTGCCCTTATTTCCATACTACACTGTTTTGTTTATAGATCCCTGACAATTTTTGAAACGTAGAAGTAATAATAATTGAGTTTTGTTATGTTCCAAGATGGCCTGGCATATTCAGAGTCCTTAGACATTGTGTATGgatattaaaattaacaaaactaaCAGCATCACTATGATGTTATAGGGATAGTAATGACTCTATAGATGTCTTTGGAATGTACTGACACCATAACTGTAGTAAGTTTTCTGACAGATTTACAAAACCTATGCTTCCAGATAGTCATATCTCATTAATTTCTTTAAGCACAATTTTGTGGATTTCTTCTACAAAATTTTCAGAACTTTGGTTGCTTCTTTAGTATTTACTGTTTTTGTgtttggtatatgtgtgtgtaggtgtatatatgtatgtaggccCACAAGTGTGCAAGGCCATGTGCAACTGTACTTTTCTGACTCTGAGCACAATATATCAACCAGCATGCCTAAGCTATGAACTAAAGATGTTTCTGTTTATGTATACACCAACTATTTTATCAATGTTAGTCAGTCTTCAGTGTATATACTTTGAGGCCTTTCGTTATAAAAAGAGAGCAATCAGTCTTtcagtattttattcttttttggtaTATTGACTTCTTAAGTTCTTCATTATATCGTTAACAAATGGAATAGCATATTAAACTACGGTGGATAAATGTCGGTGGTAGAGTACTCACTAGCCCATGTGAAGCCCTAGGTCTGACCCTAGCATACAAGAATTAAAGTAATTCTTCtaagaaatatttgaagaaatttaTTGAAGAAAGACTTTATTAAAAAGGTTAAAATGAAGTTCTATAAATTGGAATGGAACATACTCTTCTTAAAacagtaatataaaataattttattgcacTTTGCAAATCTATTCAATTGAACTGATCTTTACCTTCCACCCTTTAATagacataaatgaaaattaaCCCTTACGTGTGGTGAACTGGTTGTCTCTGCTGTGGGCAAGTCTAAATTGCTCTAGAGTTTTACAAGGCATCTGTAGGTGTGCTTCTGTGAGATCCAATTTGTACTATAAATGTTAACTGCATACACTTAGGTGTTTCTTCTTCATGGTTGCAAAGGTTTTCAATATTCACATAAACAACACTCTAGTAAAAGCTtcatgaaaacatttaatggtgACGATCAAGATATACAGATGAGTATATAAATGTTATATGTGGGTATAATAGCAAAATTTTGATGAAGAAATTTATAATGGTCAGGTATATATGTAGATAAAATATGGTTAGGATACACCTTATCATTCCTTCTTAGAGTTTCCTTTGATACTCAGCTTTTAATCCAAGGATTAACACATATTAAGCGAAACCTCAatatttcctgtttgttttttttttcttacatagtTTGCTAAATTAACCATGCTGGCATTGGCTTACTGAGTTCTTTCTCCATTAAGCAAGGTTACACATATGTTTTGATGATTATTCTATAGACCAATCTTATCCTGATTATGTTGAAGTAATTTACTGTCTTTCTTTACAACTGCAGGACCTAAGAGAGGCCTTGTTATCTCCATATTGatcaagtaagaaaaaaagaaaaagtgaaaagtgCACAATCTcatatttgttttgtcttgatcAGTCCTGGGACACCCCACTTCAATAAATACTGGCAAATGTCTACCCTACAGAACCGTGCAGTCATCTCTGCCTGATGTCATAAGCATCTATATGAACCATGtacatgttttatttctgtttatgatGCTTCATTCCCCTCTAGACAGAGAGAGGTTTTTTTCTATATTCACAGGTTTCTACGGTCCTGCCATATACAGTATAGGATTACCTCTATTTAGAATGGAAAATCTTGCCACGGTTACTGCaatagtttttttaattaattaatttatttatttattaaagatttctgcctcttccccgccactgcctcccatttccctcaccatcccccaatcaagtcttcctcccttgtcagcccaaagagcaatcagggttccctgccctgtgggagggccaaggaccacccacctccatccaggtctagtaaggtgagcatccaaactacctaggctcccacaaagccagtacgtgcaataggatcaaaaacccattgccattgttcatgagttctcagtagtcctcattgtccgctatgttcagcgagaccggttttgtcccatgctttttcagaccccagccagctggccttggtgagttcccgatagaacatccccattgtcttagtgtgtgggtgcacccctcgcggtcctgagttccttgctcgtgctctctctccttctgctcctcctttggatcatgaggtttcagtccggtgctccaatgtgggtctctgtctctgtcttctttcatcgcctgatgaaggttaatattcaggaggatgcttatatgtttttctttgggttcaccttcttatttagcttctctaggatcacgaattatagtctcaatatcctttatggctagaaaccaaatatgagtgagtacatcccatgttcctctttttgggtctgacttacctcactcaggatagtgttttcaatttcagtccatttgaatgcaaaattcaagaagtcattgttttttactgctgagtagtactctaatatgtatatattccatactttcttcatccattcttccattgaagggcatctaggttgttttcaggttctggctattacaaacaatgttgctatgaacatagttgagcatatatttttgttgtatgatagggcatctcttgggtatattcccaagagtggtgttgctgagtccaggggtaggttgattctgactttcctaagaaactgccacactgctttccaaagtggttggacaagtttgcattcccaccagcaatggatgagtgtacccctttttccacaacctctccagcagaggctatcattggtgtttttgattttagccattctgacaggtgtaagatggtatcttaaagttgccttgatttgcatttccctgattgctaaggaagttgagcatgatcttaagtgtcttttgtccatttgaacttcttctgttgagaattctctgttcagctcagtgccccattttataattggattgattaaccttttacggtctagtttcttgagttctttatatattttggagatcagacctttgtcagttgcggggttggtgaagatcttctcccagtcagtggattacctttctgtcttagtgacagtgtcctttgctttacagaagcttctcagtctcaggaggtcccatttattcaatcatgtccttagtgtttgtgctgctgagATTATACGTagcaagtggtctcctgtgcccatgtgttgtagagtacttcccactttctcttctatcaggttcagtgtgttcggactgatattgaggtctttaaggTTACTGCAATTTTTAACATTTCAGGTGAATAATTTTAAATGGTGTGTGGCTATAAACACTTTATTACTCACATTgattcacagaagagaaaaattgaGCTCTTCAGGAGGTAGGTGAAAACAATATCAGCAAAATCCATTTTTATCATACATTGTTTATTTTGCAGAGAAATTCCATATGGGAATCCCATATAAAATCAATCacaatgaaataatttgtctTTGGATCTTCTTTTgtgttaaatttttctttctgtcagctAACTTAAGTATTTTAATATATCCAGAGAGATTTTCAGTcctcaatatttctttttttttttttttttttttttttttttactttttcgagacagtgtttctccgtagcttttggttcctgtcctggaactagctcttgtagaccaggctggcctcgaactcacagggatccgcctgcctctgcctcccgagtgctgggattaaaggcgtgcgccaccactttaatcccagcgcccGGCAAGCCCTCAATATTTCAAAAAaagttccaaaaataaaaaaagaaactatagaaAGAGGTTTCCACTGCCTACCCTTTACTGTCTGAAGACTTCTTTCTATTTAGTGTCTCAATAACCACTCACTCTAATCCTTGACTTAGCTGTCCTTGCTCTATTTGAACTCAAAAAACACattctgtcttcatttccatATAAAACAATCTATATCACTGAAAATACTATTATTGCACATTCACTGTAGGTGTTAAGAATAATGTGAAATGAAAAAAGCAAGGTAAATATTTGTAATGCTCTACAAGAAAGTTAAGATTTAAATAATAACATTATTTTCAGAACCTCTTCGTGATTCTTTGAAGGGGAAAAGCTCCTATGTACTCACTGTCTGTCTTTGTGCCTTGTCATTTAAAGCTTGTTATTGGCACCCTTTCTTCCCAGATCTTCTTTTCTTGAATTACTAGACCCTTAAAACAttcaattttttccatttttaattttgcagATAAACTAAAATCATTATTGCAAAAATTATCATGTTTGAACAATAAAAATTCTCCAATTTCACTAAGCATTCAATCACCAATTAAGCTTATTGATCACATTGACAGTTGTAGGGTTGTGTTGCTTCCCAAtgggaaaaaaatacagaaaagaacagaatcaGTAATTTGAATTACACTTTCCAAGAAACAAGTTCAACATGAAACACCCCTACATAGAGTGGAAGCTAGCATACTACTGTTACTTCAGTTGATCACTTGAGGAACTATTTTAGATTATGACAATAAGAAATATAAGTATGTATTGAATGGAGGGAAATGAGTAAATTGtttcatgtcattatttttaaataagaaattgaaTATAAAATGGTGGAAAtgacaaagaatgaaaaaaagcaaactaaCACAATATTAAACCAAATTTAGAAGACTCAAACTTCCTTTTATGATACAAAACAGCCTAAGCTTCATAATTATTTCAAGAGTTTCTGACTGCTCAAATACTGAAAAATTTAGAATATTGTCTAGGAAAAAGGAGGTAAATtctaaagataaaatattacccCTAAACCAAAACTATTTCTGTGCCCAGAATTATAACTTAAAGACAATTGGCTAGTCAAATGTtcctactgcttagggtcttccTAAGGGCAACTTTAATATCTTTGTTCCTAAAGCTGTAGATTATGGGATTCAACATGGGAACAACATGGGTGTAAAAGACAGAAGAGATTTTTCCTTCATTTAATGATCCAGATGAGGAGGGTTTGAAATACGAAAGTGCACATgaaccaaagaagagaaaaacagcaaTAATGTGGGCACTACAGGTTCTGAAGGCTTTGGATCTTCCCTCAGAGGAGGTGATGCGCAAGATACTGGAGAGGATGGACGCATAGGAGATAAAGATAGTTGAAGTAGGAACAACAAGGTTGATGCCTGCAACAACAAATATTACAACCTCGTTGACATATGTGCTCGTGCAGGAGAGCTGGAGCAAAGGAGGAATATCACAGAAGTAGTGGTTGATGGTGTTGGCATCACAGAAGGTCAGTCTCAGCATGCATGCAGTGTGAGCCACAGCACTAGAAAATGAGATAAAGTAGGAACCAAACATAAGGCTCAAACATAGTTTAGGAGACATGACACTATTATACAACAATGAATTGCAGATGGCCATGTAGCGATCATAGGCCATTGAAGTCAACACATAACACtcagaaacaacaaagaaacaaaagaaatagacttGGGTCATACATTCAATATAAGAAATAGAATTTTTCATTAATATAAAGTTCATCAGCATTTGGGGAGTGAACACAGAACAATAGCATATATCTACAAAGGAcaagttaaagagaaaaaagtacatAGGGGTGTGGAGGTGAGAATTCAGGACAGTCAGAATTATCAAACATAAATTTCCCAATGCAGTGACCAGATACATTgctagaaacagaaaaaacaaggGCATTTGGAGTTCAGGCTTTTCTGTTAATCCTACCAGAATAAATTCAGTCACCAAAGAAATATTTACTGCATCCATTCTTCCTGAAGACAATCTGTGAACAGGAAATAGAGGTGCCTTAGAGGATGATCCATACTCAGTCATGGATCCTTCCCACCTATGAGTTATATGTTGGGAATGTTTCTTCTAGTGCATGCTAATCCTATAGAATCATGTTCTGcagccacaaaaaaaaatatcaagtcaGAAATCTAGTAGTAccaaattttagtatttttgaaaaatgagaagACTACACTAAGACGGGTTCAACCTTTTCCCAtctcctgttttctttgattaCAACATTAAAATTGGTAGCATATGCCTGAACAGTACAGTGCTGGCTACTGCTACAGATTCACCTTTGCTGTGGTATGAATGGAAAACATGTgcctaatttaaaattaaaagaacaaggacagggcagagagaatgtgtGGCCTGTTCTCATGTCACAAAGTCATAAATCTGGAAGACTTGAATTCTGACCATGCAGAACTGCAGTGGAGATGCTGCAACTTACTGGCAATAAATGCCTCTTAACACTATCCGATTCTCCTCAATTCTTTTCTGCTGGTTTCACTTGTGTCTCATTTGGCACAGGAAAAGGGAGATACTTGCTGAAGCCCATCATATAAAGAGTATGGAGTCAGAAAGTAGAGGGGGTGTGGAGGATTTATGAGGAATTGAGTGAGGGAagactgtaatcagaatatattatatgaaacatctattttcaacaaaataaaagttaaaacaaatatTCATTAAAGAGGGGAGTGTCTTACTATACCTTAAATTCAGAAacttatgatttttttattccaAACCTTGGagctctcttcctttcccatttatTTCAGTTCATGTGTATAAATAATTCATATTCAAAGGTTCCATATATTTCAATTTAAAGAAGATATACAGAGACTTAATTTTCCTGGAACAATTTCTGAAATACAGAACATTCTTTGTGATTAAGGCTTTGATGCTTTCTGCGAGCAGAGAAAAGGCACTTTAACCTCAGGATGTATGTGCTTATGAGAAGGGCAGAAGAATGTTCTGGCTCTTCCTCAGAGGATAACATTCAAATCAAAGAAGGAGCTGAGGAAGCTGTATTACATTTTGGATCATTATTCTAATTTCCCGAGGGACCCACAATTATACTTATCCTTTCCATTCACTCCAGAGAATGAGCATCCTCCTGTGTGGATAGAGAGACAGATTTTTGCCTCCCCAATTATCTTGGTAGGGAAATCTGAGTTTGGAGTTTCTCTTCTCTTGCTACCTGTAGTTAAGTAAGAAATTGTCCCCAGGTCCTGCTCTGTGTCTGTAAGCTGTAGAGTATTGTACAAGTCACTAACAGTGCTTTGCAACCAGAATCATCACAGATGCTACTTGAAAAGTGCGTTCCTGGACAAAGACATTATGAGGAGACATGGGGAAAAGTCTTAATGAGGCCTCAAGAAATGATGAAGGACTGAAGACAGCCCAAGAACACTGAGAGTGTTACAAATGTTCTGTTTTATAGAAGAAACATTCATCAATTGACTATCAAGTATCAAATTGTTAGTGTGAACTCATATAAagaagtaacattatatgaacAGAGAGATTGTATTTAATGTATTTAGcaatatatggaaatatatataacACCAATTAAGGAAATATAAACTCTAAATTTTAGAGAGAGAATAGTGGTGTGCACTGGAAGGGCTGGGTtcaggaaaaggaaagcagaaattttatgtaattatattttaattttaaaagataaaattattaaataactcacagagatccgcctgcctctgcctccagagtgcttggattaaaggcctgtgccaccaattCCCTGGCTGAGTTCCCTTTCTTTACTCCAAGTATTATCCTATTCACTAACTACCTCTCTCAAAATTGCTTAAGTTTTTGggctcttttaattttatttttattaacatatatatgtgcaaaaatatgaaaatcaatcCATTCTCTGTAAAACAAACaccatgttttcttccttgtttttattagattttatatacatacatacaattttatacataaatatgaTATAAATGTAGGGGAACAAAGAATCTAATATGAGCAGGTAAGGAGGAAATATGATCTTTTTGTCACAGGTTTTTATATGAAAATCTTCTTATTTCACATAATAATATttacaatatatatacacaatgccaattttgaaaattaataatatatactGAGATCATATTGataatatatattgatatatatatttaacatcatatataataaaatatattgagaTATATTTAGCATCATtacacataattatatataatattcatatataagGACTTCAAATGTCCTTATCAAATGTAAAACATCTAAGgtattcaaaatgatttttttcaatattttaaaaatgtagagaTTGGCAAAATGGTTGTATTCTAATAGGAAAACTGCAGACAGACATTATACACAGAGAACCGAAAGACCATCCAAAACCTAGAGACCACGAGTTCattctcgggggggggggcagtttaaatagctgGTAGgaatggtcttgaccctttctggGTAGGGAATCACCATTTTGgggggctttctcagaggtggagtttgaacTGAGGCAATTCCCAAGGGAGGGagctttgaaatggaactttgCACCCAACATTCCagaaatggatgccagggggctgggatgaaACCCCTAACTAAACAcataccataaaataaaatgcacattAATTAGGATACACAATCTTGCTTGTTCTAAGCTGAAGGACATTCTCTTTCGATTCTGCAGAATCCAGGACACTGTAACACTTAAACATGGCCTTTCTAATGGAAGGTACATTATACACAACAATGATGAAAGAGATTGACAGAGGCCTTGTCTATTTTATGAATTATTCCAGATTTCTTCAAGGAACttttgtgtggttttatttttgttgttgttatttgcttgtttgtttgttttttggtttggctttttttaaaaaaaataaaagttgctcACTGCCTATTGGTTTGACTCTTAAGCTTCAGTTCATCCAGCCGAGACTGGAATAAAGTTTAAAGGATACATTATATGTTGGATTCCATTCATTTTAAAGAGTATCTAAATGTAACCccatgtgtatgcacatttgGGTAAAGAATTTTTAGCAAAACCTTAATCTTTGTAGTTTATTTAGATATTCAGAAAACTACATTACTATTTTAAAAGTACTGTTTTCAAaatgtgtcctcttctggtccaACTATAACTACACCCCAGTGAATGCTACTATTCATAGATTGTATACCAGTAACTCTGAGTACAGCTAAGCTATTATCTGTACCTTTGGGTGGCTGTCAATATTGGTGGGTTTCCTGCCCTATGCATTAAAGGTCAGGTTTGCTGGACCTTCAGAATTCTCAGTTAACTACTTCCGCCATTCTCAGTGGAGGTGTGTCTGCTctattaaagagaaaagaagctataagtttttctttgttttcattttcttctacagTAACTTAAAGTGAGAAGTTTgtgacagtgttttttttttaattttctttttctttttattgatttatgttgttgttgttgttttgttttttgagacagggtcactctacatagccctggctctctaggaactcactaagtagaccacaCTGGATTTGAACCCACAAAcacctggctgcctctgcctctctggagtgctaagattaaaggtgtgtgccaccactgttagCTGAACCTTAAACTTTTGACTTCActaatttaagtaaaatattaaaattatccaTTCAATGGGTGCATTTttttatctttgttcttttttttaattaattaatttatttgattattaaagatgtctgcctcttccccgccaccacctcccattacccccctcccccaatcaagtcttcctccctcctcagcccaaagagcaagcaggtttccctgccctgtgggaggtccaaggaccatccacctccatccaggtctattaaggtgagcatccacactatcttggccattcttacaggtataagatggaatctcaaagttgttttgatttgcatttctctgatgacaggatgttaaacatttccttaagcgtctttcagccattttagatgtccctgttcagagttctctgtttaggtctccattttttttattgaattatttgttcttttgatgaccaatttcttgagttctttgtatactttggagatcagacctctgcctCATGTGGGGTtcgtgaaaatcttttcccattttgtaggctgtcttAGTGGTGAGTATCCCCACCTGCCATATTTGAAAGCTTTTAAGGAAACATAACCAACCTGCCTAATCAGGAATGCTAAAGAGGAGGACACAGAAGAATCAAAAGTTCCAGGGAGACTTTTGATTGCATTCTAAACAGACACATATGCCTATCACTCTGGCTTTCAGAATACTGAAAGAATAgaactaaataaatgtttaattttctagGAATTTCCTACTGGGAGGAAAGATCAAAGCACTATGGGCAATTTGTACGCCAGAAGAGGAACTTGTCTCATGTAGAACGATGAACAACTTTCAGAACACTTTGTAAGAAAGACTGGTCATCAAGGAGAAACAAAACTGAGAGAGTAATGGATGGGAACAGAGCATGGCCAGACCACGTAGGTATACATGGATTTGCTATCTATTTAAATTTTACCATCAAGTCAGGTTTCCCTAAAGATGGACTTGTGGAGCAAGTGTCACCAAAACTCTTCCCACTTTTGCTTCATTGGGTGATTTTCATATTTGGTTTTTCACTATTAatttggcttttatttatttatatttgaaatactattttaaatacaTCATCACTGGTGTTCAAATGGCTGCTGAAGTGTTTCTCCTTGCACTATATGTTGACAGTATTAAGGTCATTGTATAGGTTATCCAAGAATTATATTCATCTTTGCTTTACTTCCCCTGGTTCTATTAATAAACAACCTTGTCTGTGTTTAATCACCCAACTCTAAGGACCATATCTGCCATTTATTGGTCTAATAGCTTCATATACAATGTGTGTTTTATTATGGAGTCCAATCTCTTTGACCTCTTTGCATCTTCTTTGTATATgcagctctccctccttcttcacTTTTCTGTAGATATATGTAGAAACTGTTGATAATATCCTTTTCTGCTTCCACTGTTGGTGTGTATACCTGGTTGATTTTCAATCATTTATGGGTAGGTACCTGAGCTTGCCTTTTTTGGGCCAAACTGGATAGCACTAATGCCACACCTGCTGCATGCTTTCCCTCTCCATCTGAGTTTAAGATCTTGTATTTGTTTACTGCAAGTTATCACGTTCCTGTCCAATGAGTTTCTGTCACTCCAACGACATCCCACCAGAAGTGACTGAGCTCATGCGTGAGCAAGCCAGTTCCTCCAACTGTGTTAAGTGTTCTCACATTTCAGGTTCCTGTTGTGCTGACTTTTTGGTGTGAGGAACTGCCTTTCCTGTCCATTTCCATCAGCTCCCATTTTCCCTTTTGGCTTTAAGAGTGACATATCATCTGTCCTGCACTTAGGACATGGAGGTGTGTGGGGGGCACTGTCAGATTCTGGTACTTTAACACAGTtgtttctgttgaacttgtccatattgggtttcaggGTCTGAATTGATGAGGACAACAGATCAGGTC
Protein-coding sequences here:
- the LOC130873094 gene encoding olfactory receptor 8B3-like, with amino-acid sequence MDAVNISLVTEFILVGLTEKPELQMPLFFLFLAMYLVTALGNLCLIILTVLNSHLHTPMYFFLFNLSFVDICYCSVFTPQMLMNFILMKNSISYIECMTQVYFFCFFVVSECYVLTSMAYDRYMAICNSLLYNSVMSPKLCLSLMFGSYFISFSSAVAHTACMLRLTFCDANTINHYFCDIPPLLQLSCTSTYVNEVVIFVVAGINLVVPTSTIFISYASILSSILRITSSEGRSKAFRTCSAHIIAVFLFFGSCALSYFKPSSSGSLNEGKISSVFYTHVVPMLNPIIYSFRNKDIKVALRKTLSSRNI